The proteins below are encoded in one region of Sulfolobus sp. A20:
- a CDS encoding glycosyltransferase yields MKRIESIWLPENVKNVWMITFELQKVASLGGLGNAVYNMAKHLAQKGYNVTIFMPSHGRHLSEYYRSILKLNYIDLRVEGYRKGTDNNYYPYKIGFEEGTLDNFKVILVKGLDQTTGRILDTWNIYDNTLEKSALLSRGLEGYILSKLPNDVPDLIHAQDWHAVVPAVRIKQILEERKIVVPLVYTIHLLNKVDVPWHYASQDWSGIEDCNHYVWMVSKHNLYKYSYVWDSLSNGYIEKFGCYEADVVTTVSYSYLTFDVFNLVGSWIANKSCITYNGTDWDVNEIENKIMKFYETKNRRELRRRLLSSLNALRAIPDDYTTGNILWNNKNRIGIRDDWTYDNLGEGPLLLFTGRIVYQKGIDLLLRAMKLVVNEISNARLIVLGIPSGDYNLLWDIIDRASEIKDNVRLILGRIDPDLYKIYHYASSVFVIPSRWEPFGINAIEAMSLGLPVIAYAVGGLRETVVDIREDLEHGTGILVKPESIDDLAKAIKVAIYLSEASENNNYDLLTKVQDYIQIKDVNYWNKVRENSIKRVDSKFRWEAVINSLTECYKKALEMAKYRALASF; encoded by the coding sequence ATGAAGAGAATAGAATCAATATGGCTTCCAGAGAATGTCAAGAACGTATGGATGATAACTTTTGAACTACAAAAGGTCGCAAGCTTAGGTGGATTAGGTAATGCAGTATATAACATGGCTAAACATTTGGCTCAGAAAGGTTATAATGTGACTATTTTCATGCCATCCCATGGTAGGCATTTAAGCGAGTATTATAGATCAATATTAAAACTAAATTATATAGATCTTAGAGTCGAAGGATATAGAAAAGGTACTGATAATAACTACTATCCTTATAAAATAGGATTTGAAGAAGGTACCTTAGATAATTTTAAGGTTATATTAGTTAAAGGTTTAGATCAAACGACTGGCAGAATCTTAGACACGTGGAACATTTATGATAATACACTAGAAAAATCTGCCTTATTATCTAGGGGATTAGAGGGATATATACTAAGCAAACTACCTAATGATGTACCAGATCTAATACATGCTCAAGACTGGCATGCAGTTGTACCAGCAGTAAGGATTAAACAAATATTGGAAGAGAGAAAGATCGTTGTACCATTAGTGTATACAATTCATTTGTTAAATAAAGTGGATGTTCCTTGGCATTATGCTTCTCAAGACTGGTCTGGTATTGAAGATTGTAATCATTACGTTTGGATGGTTTCTAAGCATAATCTTTACAAATATTCCTATGTCTGGGACTCATTATCTAATGGATATATTGAGAAATTTGGATGCTATGAAGCTGATGTAGTAACAACTGTAAGTTATAGTTATCTAACTTTCGACGTTTTCAATCTAGTAGGAAGCTGGATAGCTAATAAGTCTTGCATAACGTACAATGGCACTGATTGGGACGTTAATGAGATAGAAAATAAAATAATGAAATTTTATGAGACAAAAAATAGGAGAGAGCTTAGAAGAAGGCTTCTATCTTCCTTGAATGCATTGAGGGCTATACCAGATGATTACACAACTGGAAATATTCTATGGAATAATAAAAACAGGATTGGAATACGTGACGATTGGACTTACGACAACTTAGGAGAAGGCCCTCTGCTGTTGTTCACCGGAAGAATAGTGTATCAGAAAGGGATAGATCTATTATTAAGAGCTATGAAGTTAGTAGTAAATGAGATCAGCAATGCTAGGCTTATTGTGCTCGGAATACCTTCCGGAGATTATAACTTATTGTGGGACATTATAGATAGAGCGTCAGAAATTAAAGACAATGTAAGATTGATACTAGGGAGAATTGATCCAGACCTATATAAGATATATCATTATGCATCCTCAGTGTTCGTAATACCCTCAAGATGGGAACCATTCGGAATAAATGCAATAGAAGCAATGTCGTTAGGATTGCCAGTTATAGCTTATGCCGTTGGTGGTTTAAGGGAAACGGTAGTTGACATTAGAGAAGATTTAGAGCATGGAACTGGAATATTGGTGAAGCCAGAGAGCATTGACGACTTGGCCAAGGCTATAAAAGTTGCAATATATCTATCAGAAGCCTCGGAAAATAATAACTATGATCTTTTAACTAAAGTTCAAGACTATATACAGATAAAGGATGTGAATTATTGGAATAAGGTTAGGGAAAACTCCATTAAGAGGGTTGATAGTAAATTTAGATGGGAAGCCGTGATAAATTCCCTTACTGAATGCTACAAAAAAGCATTAGAGATGGCTAAATACAGAGCTCTGGCGTCATTTTAG
- a CDS encoding FAD-dependent oxidoreductase yields MKIGIVGGGITGLFSAYYLLKEGLDDITIYEKNFLGAGSIHAAGLIEPYRFDRINTTSMIIKMINYKIYKSTEIKEVNKSWLVELLRNLNKSPPDYVWSEIKKMADFSLKEYKRLAEEKNDFDYHDDGLLEVYKNQKELEKGIEDEKRSPFKPKFEVAEVEGFVGGIFFPELSRISTEKFIERMRRELKEIRVINKEVKKVTRNGYIDDEKYDIVVVSAGIWTKNLNLPVTAFKGYGYRIKGVAKISKAFVLAEEGVAVSPLSDHIKITGGFDADFSYNSDRAELFLKRVKNLIDISSVMDLKMGFRPCSPDGFPILGKEGNLIIATGGCRLGWSYGPAMGRYVTDLALNKISNIDYFSRYIVNISQLSL; encoded by the coding sequence TTGAAAATCGGTATTGTGGGTGGAGGAATAACCGGTTTATTCTCTGCTTATTATCTTCTCAAAGAGGGATTAGACGATATCACTATCTACGAGAAAAATTTCTTAGGAGCTGGGTCGATACATGCTGCAGGGTTGATTGAGCCGTATAGATTTGATAGAATAAATACTACAAGTATGATTATAAAAATGATAAATTATAAAATTTATAAATCTACTGAAATAAAAGAAGTTAACAAATCATGGCTTGTAGAATTATTAAGAAATCTGAATAAAAGCCCTCCTGACTATGTGTGGAGCGAGATTAAGAAAATGGCTGATTTTTCTCTTAAAGAGTACAAAAGGCTAGCTGAGGAGAAAAATGATTTTGATTATCACGATGATGGTTTACTAGAGGTTTATAAGAATCAAAAGGAACTTGAAAAAGGCATAGAGGATGAGAAGAGAAGCCCTTTTAAACCTAAATTTGAGGTAGCTGAAGTAGAAGGATTTGTCGGTGGAATTTTCTTCCCAGAATTAAGTAGAATTTCTACAGAGAAATTTATAGAAAGAATGAGAAGAGAACTCAAAGAAATAAGAGTAATAAATAAGGAAGTTAAGAAGGTAACGAGAAATGGATATATAGATGATGAAAAATACGATATAGTAGTTGTTTCAGCTGGAATTTGGACTAAGAACCTAAATTTACCGGTAACGGCATTTAAGGGATATGGTTATAGAATTAAAGGAGTAGCTAAAATAAGTAAAGCTTTTGTATTAGCTGAGGAAGGAGTTGCTGTCTCTCCACTTAGCGATCACATAAAAATTACTGGAGGATTTGATGCAGATTTCTCATATAATTCTGACAGAGCAGAATTATTTTTGAAAAGGGTAAAAAATCTGATCGATATCTCTTCCGTTATGGATCTTAAAATGGGATTTAGACCATGTTCACCGGATGGCTTTCCTATACTTGGGAAAGAAGGGAATCTTATAATAGCAACTGGAGGTTGCAGATTAGGATGGAGTTATGGACCAGCTATGGGAAGATATGTGACAGACTTAGCGTTAAATAAAATTAGTAATATAGATTATTTCTCTAGATATATAGTTAATATAAGTCAACTCTCTCTTTAA
- a CDS encoding NDP-sugar synthase, producing MSNWSLSDVKVIIPIGGEATRLRPLTIETSKATVRLLNRPLIEYTILELAKQGIKEFIFGVRGYVNYRSLFDTFKEGIGFSARYKIKPRVHLKYQPRVDSIGNADSVRINIEYYDINEPVIVVQGDNIFKLDIKKVLEFHEDRGATMTIVLKKHEGDLSEFGVADIQDDYRIKRFVEKPKKREDAPSDLINTGIYILSPEIRKIFKSQEIMEMYKMGRMDFGKDIIPYLINKGYPVYGYPMNDIWFDIGTPERYLDAMVTLLNSLPDNEIGGRRIDPNRRIFVQGTSPDSRKRRRIIQRKFKEGSIKIEGSVLIGRHCQIGDVTYIEESNIDNFTIIGEGVKIIRSAIMDRNFIGDYAYIENSVIARHVELRSTKDKPVKVINSVIADDVIIGEGSEIINSKVYPHKVINAGSKLHETILT from the coding sequence ATGAGTAATTGGAGCCTATCGGATGTTAAAGTAATAATACCAATAGGGGGAGAGGCTACAAGATTGAGACCATTAACGATAGAAACATCTAAAGCTACTGTAAGGCTCCTAAATAGACCCCTAATTGAATATACTATTCTAGAATTGGCTAAACAAGGAATTAAAGAATTCATATTTGGTGTCAGAGGTTATGTAAATTATAGGTCGCTATTTGATACCTTTAAAGAGGGAATAGGTTTCTCGGCAAGGTATAAGATTAAGCCTAGAGTACACTTGAAATATCAGCCCAGAGTTGATAGTATAGGAAACGCCGACTCAGTTAGGATAAATATAGAATATTATGATATAAATGAACCAGTAATTGTTGTTCAAGGCGATAATATATTTAAATTAGATATAAAGAAAGTATTAGAGTTTCATGAGGACAGAGGTGCAACGATGACAATAGTGTTAAAGAAGCATGAAGGCGACCTAAGTGAATTTGGCGTAGCTGATATCCAGGATGACTATCGTATAAAAAGGTTTGTTGAAAAACCAAAGAAAAGAGAGGATGCTCCATCTGACCTAATTAACACGGGAATTTATATTCTATCTCCAGAAATTAGGAAGATCTTCAAGAGTCAAGAAATAATGGAAATGTATAAGATGGGTAGAATGGACTTTGGAAAGGATATAATACCATATCTAATAAACAAGGGTTATCCAGTTTACGGATATCCTATGAACGATATTTGGTTTGACATAGGTACACCTGAGAGATACCTCGATGCCATGGTGACTCTACTAAATTCTCTTCCAGATAATGAAATCGGAGGGAGGAGGATAGATCCGAATAGGCGTATATTTGTTCAAGGTACCAGTCCAGATTCGAGAAAAAGAAGAAGAATAATCCAGAGAAAATTTAAGGAGGGATCTATAAAGATAGAAGGAAGTGTGTTGATAGGAAGGCATTGTCAAATAGGAGATGTAACGTATATTGAAGAGTCAAACATTGATAACTTTACTATTATAGGAGAGGGTGTGAAGATAATAAGGAGTGCCATAATGGATAGGAATTTCATAGGTGATTATGCATATATTGAAAACTCAGTTATAGCTAGGCACGTTGAGTTGAGGTCTACAAAGGATAAACCGGTCAAAGTTATAAATAGTGTTATAGCTGATGACGTTATAATAGGCGAGGGCAGTGAAATAATTAATTCTAAAGTTTATCCTCATAAGGTTATAAATGCCGGTAGTAAGTTACATGAGACTATTTTAACCTAG
- a CDS encoding glycoside hydrolase family 57 protein, with the protein MKRIIIGFEIHQPFRIRRDFFWNPRFRQSLEDRFFDTEMNREIFERIKRNCYIPATTTILNSIEHAEEEGRDVKYFFSLSGTFLEQAERWGKEVIELFQQLAYTHKVEFLSQTYFHSVTGLWEDKAEWREQVKMHKKLIESYFKQTPVTFENTELITNKSIIEEAEKFGFKNIVLEGTESNLKGRSPNYIYRLKGHEISILFRNYRLSDDIAFRFSNRKWDQYPLTASKFADWISMSEGNVGLIFIDYETFGEHHKADTGILEFLEWLPKELNNRGVEMVLPKEVHNDAYNEIDITETSSWADIEKNEKSWLGNIMQWAYDDAVRRAEMPSRELGSDYLKVWRYFTTSDNYYYLFLGSGGPAEVHSYFSSFGSPIDAFINEFYAILTFLHEELAKLNIKNEPYIFMVNGKRSSIAWNEKEFMEVIMRDEKFKEHLKYLKEWLRK; encoded by the coding sequence ATGAAAAGGATTATAATAGGTTTTGAAATACATCAACCATTTAGAATTAGGAGAGACTTCTTCTGGAACCCCAGATTTAGACAAAGTTTAGAGGATAGATTTTTCGATACAGAGATGAATAGAGAAATCTTTGAAAGAATTAAGAGAAATTGTTACATTCCAGCTACTACAACTATTCTCAATTCAATAGAGCATGCTGAGGAGGAAGGAAGAGATGTGAAGTACTTCTTCTCGTTGTCTGGAACCTTTTTAGAACAAGCGGAGAGATGGGGGAAGGAGGTTATAGAATTGTTTCAACAACTAGCTTATACCCATAAGGTAGAATTTCTCTCACAAACATATTTTCACTCTGTGACTGGTTTATGGGAAGATAAAGCTGAGTGGAGAGAACAAGTAAAAATGCATAAAAAGTTAATAGAATCATATTTTAAACAGACACCAGTAACCTTTGAAAATACTGAATTAATAACCAATAAGAGTATAATAGAGGAAGCGGAGAAATTTGGCTTCAAGAACATCGTCCTAGAGGGAACCGAAAGTAATTTGAAAGGGAGAAGCCCTAATTACATCTACAGATTGAAAGGACACGAGATATCAATTCTATTTAGAAATTATAGATTAAGTGATGATATTGCTTTTAGATTTTCAAATAGGAAATGGGATCAGTATCCCTTAACTGCCTCTAAATTTGCTGACTGGATAAGTATGAGTGAAGGTAACGTTGGACTAATATTTATTGATTATGAGACTTTTGGAGAGCATCACAAGGCTGATACTGGCATTCTAGAATTTTTAGAATGGCTACCTAAGGAGTTAAATAATAGGGGAGTTGAAATGGTTCTACCTAAGGAAGTTCATAACGATGCCTATAACGAAATAGACATAACTGAAACTTCATCATGGGCTGATATTGAAAAGAACGAGAAGAGTTGGTTAGGAAATATAATGCAATGGGCTTATGACGATGCCGTAAGAAGAGCTGAAATGCCGTCTAGGGAACTGGGGAGTGATTACTTAAAGGTTTGGAGATATTTCACGACCAGTGATAACTACTATTATCTTTTCTTGGGTTCAGGAGGACCGGCAGAGGTTCATTCATATTTTAGCTCATTTGGTTCTCCTATTGACGCCTTTATAAATGAGTTTTACGCTATATTAACATTTCTCCATGAGGAATTAGCTAAGCTGAACATTAAAAATGAACCCTACATTTTTATGGTAAATGGTAAGAGGTCTTCAATAGCTTGGAATGAGAAAGAGTTCATGGAAGTAATTATGCGAGACGAGAAATTTAAGGAACATTTAAAATACTTAAAGGAGTGGTTAAGGAAATGA